A region from the Candidatus Zixiibacteriota bacterium genome encodes:
- a CDS encoding DMT family transporter, with product MNGVKSPRLKGDIWATVSALATGGGFTVAKTLLLTLPPIVFNAYMFLFGSVIILIDAGFNRKLKETLFIPPAQIGFFAIVAIFFSAATYCLFTALSFSEPATVSFLSRLELVSTIILAAIFLKERLQKSEVFGLIIVVAGIFVMRYNASIELSRTVTLVTLGSLFFGTAEVLTKWKIDWINHRSYIFYRGIFMSGIFIIAGIITSKLVFITDIRLLGLLALTAFLLPYMGRTGYLKAMKYINISRSSIIVQSQPFFAAIVALAILNSFPSIKEIFGGLLIVGGVILMKVLEKKATTATR from the coding sequence ATGAATGGAGTTAAATCTCCTCGATTAAAGGGCGATATTTGGGCGACTGTCTCAGCCCTCGCCACCGGCGGAGGATTTACGGTCGCTAAAACGCTTTTGCTGACTCTCCCCCCGATTGTATTTAACGCTTATATGTTTTTATTTGGTTCGGTGATTATATTAATCGACGCCGGATTTAATCGTAAATTGAAAGAGACGTTATTTATCCCTCCCGCTCAGATTGGATTTTTTGCGATAGTGGCAATATTTTTTTCCGCCGCTACATATTGCCTGTTTACGGCTCTGAGTTTTTCGGAACCGGCGACGGTTTCGTTTTTGTCTCGATTGGAATTAGTCTCAACGATAATTCTGGCGGCCATATTCTTAAAAGAACGACTTCAAAAATCGGAAGTCTTCGGTCTGATAATAGTCGTTGCAGGGATATTTGTTATGAGATATAACGCTTCAATTGAACTTTCTCGCACGGTAACGCTAGTCACTTTGGGTTCGCTGTTTTTTGGGACCGCAGAGGTTCTGACCAAATGGAAGATCGATTGGATAAATCATCGCAGTTATATTTTTTACCGAGGGATATTTATGTCAGGCATTTTCATAATTGCGGGGATTATCACCAGCAAACTCGTATTCATTACCGATATAAGATTATTGGGTCTTCTCGCTCTGACCGCTTTTTTACTGCCGTATATGGGTCGTACCGGTTATCTAAAGGCAATGAAATACATTAATATTTCTCGCTCGTCGATAATCGTCCAGAGCCAGCCGTTTTTTGCGGCCATTGTGGCATTGGCGATTCTTAACTCCTTCCCTTCCATCAAAGAAATTTTTGGCGGACTATTAATTGTCGGGGGAGTGATTTTGATGAAAGTTCTCGAAAAAAAAGCGACCACCGCGACGCGATAA
- the sucB gene encoding dihydrolipoyllysine-residue succinyltransferase — protein sequence MTFEVVVPQMGESVLEGTIVEWKVAEGDRVTVNQPLVEIMTDKVNVEIPSEVDGVIEKLHAQPDDVVPVGTLICTINTSGDVPQAAPDKKTATPPKETTPEPQAAAPQPPQPTVSGKKPKMAPAVRKLVRDFGLDPAAISGTGPDGRITKEDVKKAAAARSVVAKAQPTATTTKMPIYSPPAASAGEQLEERIPLVGARKSIAEHMVRSKQTSAHVTTFEDCDFTELVTYRNKYKDSFYQTYGAKLTFMPFIINAAVEALKEFPTLNASMTDTEIIIKKYYNIGVAVARESGLIVPVVKNAELKSIIDLAVEINNLGERARDDKLTLDDVQGGTFTITNAGMFGATASTPIINQPQVAVLGVHNISEKPVVREGQIVIRSMSTFGLSFDHRLIDGHTAVQFLHRLIEYLESPMLLSMRLR from the coding sequence ATGACATTTGAAGTTGTCGTTCCCCAGATGGGGGAATCTGTGTTGGAAGGAACAATTGTCGAGTGGAAAGTTGCCGAAGGTGATAGAGTAACGGTCAATCAACCGCTGGTTGAAATTATGACCGATAAAGTCAATGTCGAAATTCCATCCGAAGTTGATGGCGTCATAGAAAAATTACATGCTCAACCTGACGATGTCGTTCCGGTCGGGACCCTGATTTGTACCATAAACACTTCCGGAGATGTTCCCCAAGCGGCTCCCGATAAGAAGACCGCAACCCCGCCTAAAGAAACCACTCCAGAGCCGCAGGCTGCTGCCCCTCAACCTCCACAGCCAACCGTATCCGGCAAAAAACCGAAGATGGCTCCCGCAGTTCGTAAACTTGTTCGTGATTTTGGATTGGATCCCGCTGCCATATCAGGAACCGGCCCCGATGGCCGCATCACAAAGGAAGATGTCAAGAAAGCCGCCGCTGCCCGTTCCGTGGTAGCCAAGGCGCAACCCACCGCAACTACCACAAAAATGCCGATCTATTCTCCCCCCGCGGCATCTGCCGGAGAACAACTCGAAGAACGTATTCCTCTGGTTGGCGCTCGAAAATCAATCGCCGAACACATGGTGCGTTCCAAACAAACATCAGCGCATGTTACTACTTTTGAAGACTGCGATTTTACGGAATTGGTTACATACCGGAATAAATACAAAGACAGCTTTTATCAAACCTACGGCGCCAAGCTTACCTTTATGCCGTTTATAATTAATGCGGCAGTTGAAGCCTTAAAGGAATTTCCGACACTTAACGCCTCTATGACTGATACCGAAATCATTATCAAAAAATATTACAATATCGGTGTCGCCGTGGCGCGAGAAAGCGGACTTATCGTCCCCGTCGTGAAAAACGCGGAGCTCAAATCAATTATTGACCTTGCTGTTGAAATTAATAACCTTGGTGAACGGGCCCGTGATGACAAGTTGACTCTTGATGACGTGCAGGGCGGAACCTTCACCATCACTAACGCCGGTATGTTTGGCGCCACCGCCTCGACGCCGATTATCAATCAGCCTCAGGTCGCTGTTCTGGGCGTTCATAATATTTCCGAAAAGCCGGTTGTACGAGAAGGCCAAATCGTCATCCGTTCCATGTCAACCTTCGGCTTATCATTCGATCACCGATTAATCGACGGCCATACGGCGGTTCAATTCTTGCATCGTTTAATCGAATACCTGGAATCGCCGATGCTGCTGTCTATGAGACTTCGTTGA
- the lipB gene encoding lipoyl(octanoyl) transferase LipB: MTPTYFGWKMNLGQRPYKAAHEWQKRMVRYRLNGMIRDTIFYTTHPHVITIGRDFQNSCPLNIDEIEVHQISRGGGITYHGPGQLVIYPIFDLRRRGRDLRAFIHNIEEGIIRAFDDYNLKCGRKNDHIGVWVKDHKIASIGVAVQRWISFHGAAVNLTTDLNKFYMINPCGLTPETMTSAEKEINQKITLDDFESNLSEHYSKIFDTKFDAIDMNELAEIIDLEESSQTL; this comes from the coding sequence ATGACCCCGACCTATTTCGGCTGGAAAATGAATCTGGGTCAGCGTCCTTATAAGGCCGCTCATGAATGGCAAAAACGGATGGTGCGCTATCGATTAAACGGCATGATCCGTGATACTATCTTTTACACCACCCATCCTCATGTCATTACCATCGGCCGCGATTTCCAGAACTCATGTCCGTTGAATATAGACGAGATAGAAGTACATCAAATATCCCGTGGAGGAGGCATAACCTATCATGGCCCGGGGCAACTGGTTATTTATCCCATATTTGATCTGCGCCGAAGAGGCCGAGATTTACGAGCATTTATTCATAACATTGAGGAAGGCATCATCCGCGCCTTTGACGATTACAATCTCAAATGCGGCCGCAAAAATGATCATATTGGTGTCTGGGTCAAAGATCATAAAATCGCATCGATTGGCGTAGCCGTTCAGCGATGGATTTCATTTCATGGCGCGGCCGTCAACCTGACGACTGACCTCAATAAATTCTATATGATCAATCCCTGTGGACTGACACCGGAAACGATGACCAGCGCCGAAAAAGAAATTAATCAGAAAATCACTCTGGATGATTTTGAATCTAATCTCAGCGAGCATTACTCCAAAATCTTCGACACGAAATTTGATGCTATTGACATGAACGAATTGGCGGAAATTATCGATCTCGAAGAATCTTCGCAAACATTATAA
- the nadA gene encoding quinolinate synthase NadA: MYFAVPDKYRQATDEELKQSILDAKKSMGSRMTILAHHYQRLEVAFMGDFVGDSYDLSKTASQRKDSEFIVFCGVHFMAESADILSGDNQKVYLPNPLAGCPMADMADIDDVLAAWDYLKDMGVSEKTIPVSYMNSAAQLKAFCGREGGLICTSSNAKAAYNWALERGEKIFFFPDENLGYNTGRWLGFSDDEMVVWDFRSDSGGIDPDRLRRAKLILWKGHCHVHTNFTAKHVDEVRQQFPDAKVAVHPECTWEVVDKADAVGSTKFLVNFIKEQQAGSTIAVGTEINLINRMAHTYPNKKIFELSGQKCPVCANMYRTTLADLANTIENLDSFDRIVVPEDIKSEARIALKRMLEVY, translated from the coding sequence ATGTATTTTGCGGTACCGGATAAATATCGTCAAGCGACTGATGAGGAATTAAAGCAATCCATCCTTGACGCCAAAAAATCGATGGGCTCAAGAATGACAATTTTGGCTCATCATTATCAGCGTCTCGAAGTCGCGTTCATGGGGGATTTTGTAGGCGATTCCTACGATCTGTCAAAAACCGCTTCACAGCGTAAAGATTCGGAGTTCATTGTTTTTTGCGGCGTCCATTTCATGGCCGAATCGGCCGATATTCTATCGGGCGATAATCAAAAAGTGTATTTGCCCAATCCACTGGCCGGATGTCCTATGGCGGATATGGCCGATATCGATGATGTCCTGGCCGCCTGGGACTATCTGAAAGATATGGGCGTCTCCGAAAAAACAATTCCGGTATCATATATGAATTCCGCCGCCCAGTTAAAAGCCTTTTGCGGCCGGGAAGGCGGATTGATTTGCACTTCATCAAACGCGAAAGCCGCTTATAATTGGGCTCTTGAACGGGGAGAAAAAATATTCTTTTTCCCCGATGAAAACCTCGGATATAACACCGGTCGATGGCTCGGTTTTTCCGATGACGAAATGGTTGTTTGGGATTTTCGAAGCGACAGCGGTGGGATTGATCCTGACCGTCTGCGCCGAGCGAAATTAATTCTCTGGAAAGGCCATTGTCACGTTCATACTAATTTCACAGCGAAGCATGTGGATGAGGTGCGCCAGCAATTCCCTGATGCCAAAGTCGCGGTTCACCCGGAATGCACCTGGGAAGTGGTCGATAAAGCCGATGCCGTTGGTTCGACGAAATTTCTGGTTAATTTTATCAAAGAACAACAGGCAGGATCGACGATAGCGGTTGGAACGGAGATAAATTTAATCAATCGCATGGCTCATACTTATCCCAATAAGAAAATATTCGAGCTGTCCGGACAGAAATGCCCGGTATGCGCCAATATGTATCGTACGACATTAGCTGACTTGGCGAATACCATTGAAAATCTTGATAGTTTTGACCGAATTGTGGTTCCTGAAGATATCAAGTCGGAAGCCAGAATCGCATTAAAACGTATGCTTGAAGTATATTGA